From Pseudorca crassidens isolate mPseCra1 chromosome 15, mPseCra1.hap1, whole genome shotgun sequence, one genomic window encodes:
- the MRM2 gene encoding rRNA methyltransferase 2, mitochondrial isoform X1 produces MEAWLTRSRSSKLVWASFQRQKFHTSGSCFKGRTGAEHLWLMRHLRDPFVKAAKVESYRCRSAFKLLEVNERHRILRPGLRVLDCGAAPGAWSQVAVQSVNAAGTDPSAPVGSVLGVDLLHVSPLEGATFLCPADVTDPRTLQRIRELLPAGRADVILSDMAPNATGIRGLDHDRLISLCLSLLDMAPEVLHPGGTLLCKTWAGSQSHRLQKRLTEEFQKTRTVKPEASRKESSEVYLLATQYRRGKGEGL; encoded by the exons ATGGAGGCGTGGCTAACTCGCAGTCG GTCCTCGAAGCTGGTGTGGGCTTCCTTTCAGCGTCAAAAGTTCCACACCAGTGGGAGTTGCTTCAAGGGCCGGACGGGCGCTGAGCACCTGTGGCTGATGCGGCATTTGAGGGACCCGTTTGTGAAGGCTGCGAAGGTGGAGAGTTACAGGTGTCGAAGTGCCTTCAAGCTCCTGGAGGTGAACGAGAGGCACCGGATTCTGCGGCCGGGCCTCCGGGTGTTAGACTGCGGCGCCGCTCCCGGCGCGTGGAGCCAGGTGGCTGTGCAGAGTGTCAACGCTGCAGGCACAG ATCCCAGTGCTCCTGTTGGCTCTGTGCTTGGGGTAGATCTCCTTCACGTGTCCCCCCTGGAAGGAGCAACTTTTCTGTGCCCTGCTGATGTGACTGACCCAAGAACCTTGCAGAGAATCCGAGAACTGCTTCCTGCTGGGAGAGCAGATGTGATTCTGAGTGACATGGCACCCAACGCCACAGGGATCCGGGGCCTCGACCACGACAGGCTCATCAGCCTGTGCTTGTCCCTTCTGGACATGGCTCCAGAAGTCCTGCACCCTGGGGGAACATTGCTGTGTAAAACCTGGGCTGGAAGTCAAAGCCATCGGTTACAGAAGAGACTGACAGAGGAATTCCAGAAAACAAGGACTGTAAAACCTGAAGCCAGCAGGAAGGAATCATCAGAGGTGTACCTCTTGGCCACACAGTAccgaagagggaagggggaaggtctGTGA
- the MRM2 gene encoding rRNA methyltransferase 2, mitochondrial isoform X2, whose product MARSSKLVWASFQRQKFHTSGSCFKGRTGAEHLWLMRHLRDPFVKAAKVESYRCRSAFKLLEVNERHRILRPGLRVLDCGAAPGAWSQVAVQSVNAAGTDPSAPVGSVLGVDLLHVSPLEGATFLCPADVTDPRTLQRIRELLPAGRADVILSDMAPNATGIRGLDHDRLISLCLSLLDMAPEVLHPGGTLLCKTWAGSQSHRLQKRLTEEFQKTRTVKPEASRKESSEVYLLATQYRRGKGEGL is encoded by the exons ATGGCCAG GTCCTCGAAGCTGGTGTGGGCTTCCTTTCAGCGTCAAAAGTTCCACACCAGTGGGAGTTGCTTCAAGGGCCGGACGGGCGCTGAGCACCTGTGGCTGATGCGGCATTTGAGGGACCCGTTTGTGAAGGCTGCGAAGGTGGAGAGTTACAGGTGTCGAAGTGCCTTCAAGCTCCTGGAGGTGAACGAGAGGCACCGGATTCTGCGGCCGGGCCTCCGGGTGTTAGACTGCGGCGCCGCTCCCGGCGCGTGGAGCCAGGTGGCTGTGCAGAGTGTCAACGCTGCAGGCACAG ATCCCAGTGCTCCTGTTGGCTCTGTGCTTGGGGTAGATCTCCTTCACGTGTCCCCCCTGGAAGGAGCAACTTTTCTGTGCCCTGCTGATGTGACTGACCCAAGAACCTTGCAGAGAATCCGAGAACTGCTTCCTGCTGGGAGAGCAGATGTGATTCTGAGTGACATGGCACCCAACGCCACAGGGATCCGGGGCCTCGACCACGACAGGCTCATCAGCCTGTGCTTGTCCCTTCTGGACATGGCTCCAGAAGTCCTGCACCCTGGGGGAACATTGCTGTGTAAAACCTGGGCTGGAAGTCAAAGCCATCGGTTACAGAAGAGACTGACAGAGGAATTCCAGAAAACAAGGACTGTAAAACCTGAAGCCAGCAGGAAGGAATCATCAGAGGTGTACCTCTTGGCCACACAGTAccgaagagggaagggggaaggtctGTGA
- the MRM2 gene encoding rRNA methyltransferase 2, mitochondrial isoform X3, with amino-acid sequence MLTAPLPLRGLEIALRSHTGSSKLVWASFQRQKFHTSGSCFKGRTGAEHLWLMRHLRDPFVKAAKVESYRCRSAFKLLEVNERHRILRPGLRVLDCGAAPGAWSQVAVQSVNAAGTDPSAPVGSVLGVDLLHVSPLEGATFLCPADVTDPRTLQRIRELLPAGRADVILSDMAPNATGIRGLDHDRLISLCLSLLDMAPEVLHPGGTLLCKTWAGSQSHRLQKRLTEEFQKTRTVKPEASRKESSEVYLLATQYRRGKGEGL; translated from the exons ATGTTAACCGCCCCACTTCCCCTAAGAGGCCTGGAAATTGCGCTGCGTTCACACACGGG GTCCTCGAAGCTGGTGTGGGCTTCCTTTCAGCGTCAAAAGTTCCACACCAGTGGGAGTTGCTTCAAGGGCCGGACGGGCGCTGAGCACCTGTGGCTGATGCGGCATTTGAGGGACCCGTTTGTGAAGGCTGCGAAGGTGGAGAGTTACAGGTGTCGAAGTGCCTTCAAGCTCCTGGAGGTGAACGAGAGGCACCGGATTCTGCGGCCGGGCCTCCGGGTGTTAGACTGCGGCGCCGCTCCCGGCGCGTGGAGCCAGGTGGCTGTGCAGAGTGTCAACGCTGCAGGCACAG ATCCCAGTGCTCCTGTTGGCTCTGTGCTTGGGGTAGATCTCCTTCACGTGTCCCCCCTGGAAGGAGCAACTTTTCTGTGCCCTGCTGATGTGACTGACCCAAGAACCTTGCAGAGAATCCGAGAACTGCTTCCTGCTGGGAGAGCAGATGTGATTCTGAGTGACATGGCACCCAACGCCACAGGGATCCGGGGCCTCGACCACGACAGGCTCATCAGCCTGTGCTTGTCCCTTCTGGACATGGCTCCAGAAGTCCTGCACCCTGGGGGAACATTGCTGTGTAAAACCTGGGCTGGAAGTCAAAGCCATCGGTTACAGAAGAGACTGACAGAGGAATTCCAGAAAACAAGGACTGTAAAACCTGAAGCCAGCAGGAAGGAATCATCAGAGGTGTACCTCTTGGCCACACAGTAccgaagagggaagggggaaggtctGTGA
- the NUDT1 gene encoding oxidized purine nucleoside triphosphate hydrolase produces MCSSRLCTLVLVLQPQRVLLGMKKRGFGAGRWNGFGGKVQEGETIEDGAKRELQEESGLTVDALQKVGQIVFEFVGDPELMDMHIFCTDSVHGTPVESEEMRPQWFQLDQIPFADMWPDDSYWFPLLLQKKKFHGYFKFQSHDTILDYKLREVDTV; encoded by the exons ATGTGTTCCTCGAGGCTCTGCACCTTGGTGCTCGTGCTGCAGCCTCAGCGAGTCCTCCTGGGCATGAAGAAACGAGGCTTCGGGGCCGGCCGGTGGAACGGCTTCGGAGGCAAAGTTCAAGAAGGAGAGACCATCGAGGATGGAGCCAAGAG GGAGCTGCAGGAAGAGAGCGGTCTGACCGTGGACGCGCTGCAGAAGGTGGGCCAGATCGTGTTTGAGTTCGTGGGCGACCCCGAGCTGATGGACATGCACATCTTCTGCACAGACAGTGTCCACGGGACACCAGTGGAGAGCGAAG AAATGCGCCCCCAGTGGTTCCAACTGGACCAGATCCCCTTCGCTGACATGTGGCCCGATGACAGCTACTGGTTTCCCCTCCTGCTTCAGAAGAAGAAGTTCCACGGCTACTTCAAGTTCCAGAGTCACGACACCATCCTGGACTACAAGCTTCGCGAGGTGGACACAGTCTAG
- the SNX8 gene encoding sorting nexin-8 isoform X4, with amino-acid sequence MQMPPGNPLLLSLTLQELLARDAVQVELIPEKKGLFLKHVEYEVSSQRFKSCVYRRYNDFVVFHEMLLQKFPYRMVPALPPKRMLGADREFIEARRRALKRFINLVARHPPFSEDVVLKLFLSFSGPDVQNKLKECAQCVGDEFMNCKLAARAKDFLPADIQTQFAISRELIRNIYNSFHKLRDRAERMVSRTIDNAADLLIFGKELSALGSDTTPLPSWATLNSSTWGSLKQALKGLSVEFALLADKAAQQGKQEENDVVEKLNLFLDLLQSYKDLCERHEKGVLHKHQRALHKYSLMKRQLMSAAVQNREPESVEQLESRIVEQENVIQTMELRNYFSLYCLHQETQLVHVYLPLTSHILGAFVSSQIQGHKEMSKVWNDLQPKLQCLFAGPHGAPSPPRSPQDGLSPH; translated from the exons GCCTCTTCCTCAAGCACGTGGAGTATGAGGTTTCCAGCCAG CGCTTCAAGTCCTGCGTGTATCGACGGTACAATGACTTCGTGGTCTTCCACGAGATGCTGCTGCAGAAGTTCCCGTACCGCATGGTGCCGGCCCTCCCGCCCAAGAGGATGCTGGGAG CCGACAGGGAGTTCATCGAGGCCCGGAGGAGAGCACTGAAGCGCTTCATCAACCTGGTGGCCCGGCACCCGCCCTTCTCCGAGGACGTTGTTCTCAAGCTCTTCCTGTCCTTCAGTGGCCCC GATGTGCAGAACAAGTTGAAGGAGTGCGCCCAGTGCGTGGGAGACGAGTTCATGAACTGTAAGCTGGCTGCTCGGGCCAAG GACTTCCTCCCAGCCGACATCCAGACTCAGTTCGCCATCAGCCGGGAGCTGATTCGCAACATCTACAACAGCTTCCACAAGCTCCGCGACAGGGCCGAGCGGATGGTGTCGCGGACCATCGACAATGCTGCTGACCTCCTCATCTTCGGGAAGGAGCTGAG TGCTTTAGGGTCTGACACGACCCCGCTCCCCTCCTGGGCCACTCTGAACAGTAGCACGTGGGGGTCCCTCAAACAGGCGCTGAAAGGCCTGTCCGTTGAATTTGCACTGCTCGCTGACAAGGCTGCACAGCAG GGCAAACAGGAGGAGAACGACGTGGTGGAGAAACTGAACCTCTTCCTGGATTTGCTCCAGTCCTATAAA GACCTGTGTGAGCGGCACGAGAAGGGCGTGCTGCACAAGCACCAGCGGGCGCTGCACAAGTACAGCCTGATGAAGAGGCAGCTGATGAGCGCCGCCGTGCAGAACCGCGAGCCCGAGTCTGTGGAGCAGCTGGAGTCCCGCATCGTGGAG CAGGAGAACGTGATCCAGACGATGGAGCTTCGCAACTACTTCTCCCTGTACTGCCTGCACCAGGAGACGCAGCTGGTCCACGTCTACCTGCCCCTTACCTCCCACATCCTCGGGGCCTTCGTCAGCTCCCAGATCCAAGGGCACAAGGAG atGAGCAAGGTGTGGAATGACCTGCAGCCCAAGCTACAGTGCCTCTTCGCTGGACCGCACGGCGCCCCAAGCCCACCGAGGTCCCCGCAGGACGGCCTGTCTCCTCACTAG